The Phoenix dactylifera cultivar Barhee BC4 chromosome 17, palm_55x_up_171113_PBpolish2nd_filt_p, whole genome shotgun sequence genome contains a region encoding:
- the LOC103701168 gene encoding uncharacterized protein LOC103701168, with the protein MGGITQIFDFNQAGTSRRFAHKRYGDGFEAPRNSLELPIEVSRINHVIHENIPYSCQVKQHSTKMNYSRKGTPMKKLIDEEMSNRRNHRQNAPSVVARLMGMDTISTDVNPKIHAKEWKIENFRNDVARKKAMESSSIYHTYPSSVPCKQTDQILLPFGNKQDCNQITKCLRLPKPHLREHPQEELLQKFKKEFEAWQASKMWEHTGALQLKHNLSEGMDERLLAQENLNKGRMARYLEAKRNSSQKKPVESNEFVLTDKLKMAAPQGIALPNCRFTRQHHQINIKDDMVIRNGAKTNAFEYSAVARIEGKQERSCSPTRIVILKPSSEINEGFDESWVGSSAMFQKDCSMEDFLEEVKERLRYEMQGKARTSTTIRGSGTKVLSNERSTDPKQIARDIAKQIRESVTRDNGTTLKRSESTRSYKSEVQNNGPDSSELIKRDTRKILSERLKNILKNEIDLEKPVANNGRSGASLLVKDKARLKSMPEFSKMDRYMDYYEDKQTMHEPIYRREQEISMAFDAEAASSRNLIRSLSAPASGTAFGKLLLEDQHILTGAQIRRKHEVSEHTSAEVRRNRKDGFNLKGRVSNLKQNIILKGRLFGKTTQLLKESNASEFDIVNAVTTAPSATSCSGITQDNSTEVPPSPASTSSSLHDEFCQPDSPSPVSPLEVPLIEYHPSPRSSGDISCNLPEPSLSENYESEAVATNEQPYDDETLETESKDKAYLKDILVAVGLYNGKPSDQAFSKWDSVINPISDKVFEQVEEAYSKYGKVDTGVSLLHHGDNNIGNKMLFDLVNEALPSVLGIPMNSSRFKRWVLDPAEVPQGKKLLDDLWHQIQRHTNPSMHEPHTIDSMVARDVRMTTWSTMLCEDIDVVGREIELVILRELIDDVVRDMCF; encoded by the exons ATGGGGGGCATAACACAAATTTTTGATTTCAATCAGGCTGGCACATCTCGAAGGTTTGCACATAAGAGATACGGTGACG GTTTTGAAGCTCCTCGAAACAGCTTAGAGTTGCCTATTGAAGTATCTCGAATTAATCATGTCATTCATGAGAACATTCCG TATTCCTGTCAGGTGAAGCAGCACTCCACAAAAATGAATTACAGTCGTAAGGGAACCCCTATGAAGAAGTTGATCGATGAGGAGATGTCTAACCGAAGAAATCATAGACAGAATGCCCCGAGTGTTGTTGCCCGTTTGATgggcatggacacaatatcaacaGATGTGAATCCCAAAATCCATGCCAAGGAATGGAAAATAGAAAATTTTAGAAATGATGTAGCAAGAAAGAAGGCCATGGAAAGTAGTTCAATTTACCATACTTATCCTAGTTCAGTTCCCTGCAAACAAACTGATCAAATATTGCTTCCATTTGGCAATAAGCAAGATTGTAACCAAATCACCAAATGCCTAAGACTGCCAAAACCGCATCTACGCGAACACCCCCAAGAAGAGCTACTGCAGAAATTTAAgaaagaatttgaggcatggcAAGCATCCAAGATGTGGGAACATACAGGGGCCCTTCAACTGAAGCATAACCTTTCAGAAGGGATGGATGAGCGCTTACTTGCACAGGAAAatctaaacaaaggaagaatggCGAGATATCTGGAAGCTAAGAGAAATTCATCCCAAAAAAAGCCTGTGGAATCCAATGAGTTTGTTTTAACAGATAAATTAAAGATGGCTGCACCACAAGGAATTGCCCTACCAAACTGCAGATTTACGAGGCAGCACCATCAGATTAACATAAAGGATGACATGGTTATTAGAAATGGAGCAAAAACTAATGCTTTTGAATACTCAGCGGTAGCTAGGATTGAAGGAAAACAGGAGAGATCTTGTTCACCCACAAGGATAGTGATTTTGAAGCCTAGTTCTGAAATAAATGAGGGTTTTGATGAGTCATGGGTTGGCTCGTCTGCAATGTTTCAAAAGGATTGCAGTATGGAAGATTTTCTTGAAGAGGTAAAAGAAAGGCTCAGATATGAAATGCAAGGGAAGGCTAGAACTAGTACTACCATCAGAGGGAGTGGTACTAAAGTGCTCTCTAATGAAAGGTCAACTGATCCAAAACAAATTGCTCGTGATATAGCGAAACAAATTAGAGAAAGTGTAACTAGAGACAATGGGACGACACTAAAGCGATCAGAATCTACAAGATCATATAAAAGTGAAGTTCAGAACAATGGACCAGATTCGTCGGAGCTCATCAAAAGAGACACAAGGAAAATCCTATCAGAGAGATTGAAGAATATCCTGAAAAATGAAATTGATTTAGAGAAACCTGTGGCTAATAATGGAAGGTCTGGAGCTTCCCTCTTGGTTAAAGACAAGGCAAGACTAAAATCAATGCCTGAATTTTCAAAGATGGACAGGTATATGGATTATTATGAGGACAAGCAAACTATGCATGAACCAATATATAGACGCGAACAAGAAATCAGCATGGCATTTGATGCTGAAGCAGCGTCATCACGAAACCTTATTAGATCTTTATCTGCTCCAGCATCTGGGACTGCTTTTGGGAAGCTTCTCCTGGAGGACCAGCATATACTGACTGGTGCACAGATCCGTAGGAAGCATGAAGTGTCTGAACATACTTCAGCTGAAGTGAGGAGAAACAGGAAAGATGGTTTCAATCTCAAAGGCAGAGTTTCAAATTTGAAACAGAACATCATTCTTAAAGGTAGGTTATTTGGGAAGACGACCCAGTTGTTGAAGGAATCAAATGCAAGTGAATTTGATATTGTGAATGCAGTTACAACTGCACCCTCAGCTACTTCATGTTCTGGCATTACACAG GATAACTCTACTGAGGTGCCACCAAGTCCCGCATCCACATCCagcagtttgcatgatgaatttTGTCAGCCAGATAGCCCAAGTCCAGTATCCCCACTGGAGGTGCCTCTTATTGAATATCACCCTTCTCCACGCAGCTCAGGAGACATAAGCTGTAATCTTCCAG AGCCGAGTCTTTCAGAGAATTATGAATCTGAAGCAGTGGCAACAAACGAACAACCTTATGATGATGAAACACTAGAGACAGAAAGTAAGGATAAGGCTTATTTAAAAGATATCCTTGTTGCTGTTGGTTTGTATAATGGAAAGCCCTctgatcaagcattttcaaagTGGGATTCTGTGATAAACCCAATCTCTGATAAGGTGTTTGAGCAAGTGGAAGAAGCTTACAGTAAGTACGGGAAGGTGGATACTGGGGTTTCTCTCCTACATCATGGTGATAACAATATAGGAAATAAAATGTTATTTGATTTAGTGAATGAGGCATTGCCAAGTGTTTTAGGGATTCCAATGAACAGCTCTAGGTTCAAGAGATGGGTCCTAGATCCTGCTGAGGTGCCACAGGGGAAAAAATTGTTGGATGACCTGTGGCATCAGATCCAGAGACATACAAATCCTTCAATGCATGAACCACACACTATAGATAGCATGGTGGCACGGGATGTAAGGATGACTACTTGGTCTACTATGTTGTGCGAGGACATCGATGTTGTAGGGAGGGAGATTGAGTTGGTGATTTTAAGGGAATTGATTGATGATGTTGTGCGGGATATGTGCTTCTAG